In Paractinoplanes brasiliensis, the following proteins share a genomic window:
- a CDS encoding ABC transporter permease: MLRRHDVSGVLTRFRLGGLLTRFRRGGLLTPFRPGHPRTRFRRGDLLTRLKWSRPPTRLKRGDLLTRDRLGAFVAVLFGTAVVTSTLTLLASAVPERPERFAAAAVVVQSPAVSTPADPFPEPRPWSSDGAEKLAARLSGVAGVEAVVADRRFYAQPVLSGRPIPEIQEGYGWSSAALAGDTVISGRPATAAGEVVLGKSLGVPAGGTVTVLTATGPATWRVTGLIEASRLYVADTDALRLGPGVRVLGLLGTPDPEDVRAVVDGAKVLHGAALGGLEPRADARTRWIGMQVLSAMAALSAFSCVFVIASTLALSVHQRRREIGLLRAVGATPRQVRFAVLREAATVGLAAGAGGAALGLALSPWVGGVLVDAGFEPESFHVRVRLWPVLAGVLIGALVAIAGGLAAARRAARVRPLDALRSAEVETRPMTRMRWVAGLVFAVIGIAAGIATVVTDDLADLGAYALLGAMALVVSAALLSPAVVPLIVRAILRRAGTAVGTVIRESALAGARRTASTAAPVLLTVAFAVFIAGNVQTAERAYADRRAGATTAGTVLVPDGTPGLADSAAPTAPLFTTVYVNETVLTAAGLPPAGSSSADETPAPPPASQVTGARGTDGTTGTSDSNEDSSADGDSDASGAGGIPPGPDGIVLSRSRAAQLSSAVGESVVFVLADGQPQRLRVVAIRPDDEMPADVLLARATVRRHDPSALAPALPVTGGAVTKAPVGGRFVDVATYARESGSDEDRLVWIFTLLLVGVSVGYGALAVANTLFMATGRRANDYRLLRLAGATRRQVLVTVAGESALVVLIGSVLGGAAAVLALCGSAAGFSEQTGTSVAVVMPWAVATVAVAVCLVLALVSSVIPARAQLAGAGAVQERA; encoded by the coding sequence ATGCTGAGACGCCACGACGTGAGCGGTGTGCTGACCCGGTTCAGGCTGGGCGGCCTGCTGACACGGTTCAGGCGGGGCGGCCTGCTGACACCGTTCAGGCCTGGCCACCCGCGGACACGCTTCAGGCGGGGCGACCTGCTGACACGGCTCAAGTGGAGCCGCCCGCCGACACGGCTCAAGCGCGGTGACCTGCTGACGCGGGACCGGCTCGGTGCGTTCGTCGCTGTCCTGTTCGGTACGGCGGTGGTCACGTCGACCCTCACCCTGCTGGCCTCGGCCGTGCCGGAACGCCCCGAGCGGTTCGCCGCGGCGGCGGTGGTTGTGCAGAGCCCCGCGGTGTCCACCCCGGCCGATCCGTTCCCCGAGCCGAGACCGTGGTCTTCCGACGGAGCGGAGAAACTGGCCGCCCGGCTGTCCGGCGTCGCAGGAGTGGAGGCGGTCGTCGCGGACAGGCGCTTCTACGCCCAGCCGGTGCTCTCCGGCCGTCCGATCCCCGAGATTCAGGAGGGGTACGGGTGGTCGAGCGCGGCGCTTGCCGGCGACACGGTGATATCGGGGCGCCCTGCCACTGCCGCCGGCGAAGTTGTGCTCGGCAAAAGCCTGGGTGTTCCGGCCGGCGGCACCGTGACGGTCTTGACCGCGACGGGTCCGGCGACATGGCGGGTGACCGGGTTGATCGAGGCCTCCCGTCTGTACGTCGCCGATACCGACGCCCTCCGGCTCGGCCCCGGCGTACGGGTGCTCGGGTTGCTCGGAACGCCTGATCCCGAGGATGTGCGTGCGGTCGTGGACGGCGCGAAAGTGCTGCACGGAGCCGCGCTGGGCGGTCTTGAGCCGCGGGCCGATGCCCGTACGCGATGGATCGGCATGCAGGTGCTCAGCGCGATGGCGGCCCTGTCCGCGTTCTCGTGTGTGTTTGTGATCGCGTCCACGCTGGCGCTCTCCGTCCATCAGCGGCGCCGTGAGATCGGGTTGTTGCGAGCGGTCGGAGCCACACCCCGGCAGGTGAGGTTCGCCGTCCTGCGTGAGGCGGCGACGGTCGGCCTGGCTGCTGGGGCCGGCGGCGCGGCGCTCGGCCTGGCGCTCTCGCCGTGGGTCGGCGGTGTGCTGGTCGACGCGGGGTTCGAGCCCGAGTCCTTTCATGTACGGGTGCGACTCTGGCCGGTGCTCGCGGGTGTCCTGATCGGAGCACTGGTTGCGATCGCCGGCGGGTTGGCGGCGGCACGGCGAGCTGCTCGGGTACGACCGCTCGACGCGCTGCGCAGCGCCGAGGTGGAGACCCGGCCGATGACCCGGATGCGTTGGGTCGCCGGCCTGGTGTTCGCGGTGATCGGCATCGCGGCCGGGATCGCGACGGTGGTGACGGATGACCTGGCCGACCTCGGCGCTTACGCGTTGCTCGGTGCCATGGCGCTCGTGGTCTCGGCCGCGCTGCTGTCGCCGGCGGTGGTGCCGCTGATAGTGCGGGCAATACTGCGGCGGGCCGGCACTGCGGTGGGCACGGTGATCCGGGAGAGTGCGCTGGCCGGGGCTCGGCGCACCGCGTCGACGGCTGCGCCGGTGCTGCTGACCGTCGCGTTCGCGGTTTTCATCGCGGGCAACGTGCAGACCGCGGAGCGGGCCTACGCCGACCGGCGTGCCGGGGCCACCACGGCCGGGACGGTGCTCGTGCCGGACGGAACGCCAGGGCTGGCTGACTCGGCGGCCCCCACGGCGCCCTTGTTCACCACCGTCTACGTCAACGAAACGGTGCTGACCGCGGCAGGCCTACCACCTGCCGGCTCCAGCAGCGCTGATGAGACACCGGCGCCGCCACCAGCCTCGCAGGTGACCGGCGCCAGAGGCACTGACGGAACCACCGGCACCAGCGACTCGAACGAGGACAGCAGCGCCGATGGTGATTCCGACGCGAGCGGCGCCGGCGGTATTCCGCCTGGGCCGGATGGCATCGTGCTCAGTCGGTCGCGGGCCGCGCAGCTGAGCAGTGCGGTTGGAGAGTCGGTGGTCTTCGTCCTGGCCGACGGACAGCCGCAGCGTTTGCGGGTGGTGGCGATCCGGCCCGACGACGAGATGCCGGCTGATGTTCTGCTCGCCCGTGCGACCGTACGGCGGCACGATCCTTCCGCGTTGGCTCCGGCACTGCCGGTCACGGGCGGGGCGGTCACCAAGGCACCGGTGGGTGGGCGGTTTGTCGACGTAGCGACCTACGCGCGCGAGTCCGGGTCGGACGAGGATCGGCTGGTATGGATCTTCACACTGCTGCTTGTCGGGGTGTCGGTGGGTTATGGCGCGCTCGCGGTGGCGAACACGCTTTTCATGGCGACCGGGCGGCGGGCGAACGACTACCGGCTGCTCCGGCTCGCGGGGGCCACCCGGCGTCAGGTGCTGGTGACCGTTGCGGGTGAGTCGGCCCTGGTGGTGCTGATCGGTTCGGTGCTCGGCGGGGCGGCCGCTGTGCTCGCGCTGTGCGGCAGTGCCGCCGGGTTCAGCGAGCAGACTGGGACCTCCGTGGCGGTCGTGATGCCGTGGGCCGTCGCGACCGTTGCGGTGGCGGTGTGCCTCGTGTTGGCCCTGGTGAGCAGTGTGATTCCGGCCAGGGCTCAATTGGCGGGTGCCGGCGCCGTTCAGGAGCGAGCATGA
- a CDS encoding HhH-GPD-type base excision DNA repair protein, producing MTLSLPIDAEANELLSHDPLALLIGMVLDQQIPLEKAFSSPYVLAQRLGHAPTAVELAEYDPDELIAIFAKPPALHRFPKAMAVRVQEVCRALVDRYDGDAANLWTGVADGTELLKRVASLPGFGKQKSQIFVALLGKQYGVQPAGWREAAGGYGEAGSFKSVADIVDDQSLGKVRAYKKEMKAAAKA from the coding sequence ATGACGCTTTCGCTGCCGATTGACGCTGAGGCCAACGAACTACTCTCCCACGATCCGTTGGCGCTGCTGATCGGCATGGTGCTCGACCAGCAGATCCCGCTTGAGAAGGCGTTCAGCTCGCCCTATGTGCTGGCTCAGCGCCTCGGGCACGCGCCGACGGCAGTCGAGTTGGCGGAGTACGACCCGGACGAGCTGATCGCGATCTTTGCGAAGCCGCCGGCGTTGCACCGGTTCCCCAAGGCGATGGCGGTGCGGGTTCAGGAGGTCTGCCGGGCTCTGGTGGACCGGTATGACGGGGACGCCGCCAACCTGTGGACCGGTGTCGCCGACGGCACCGAGCTGCTCAAGCGGGTGGCGTCGCTGCCGGGGTTCGGCAAACAGAAGTCGCAGATCTTCGTGGCGTTGCTCGGCAAGCAGTACGGGGTGCAGCCGGCGGGCTGGCGCGAGGCCGCCGGTGGCTACGGCGAGGCGGGTTCGTTCAAGTCGGTTGCGGACATCGTCGACGACCAGTCGCTGGGCAAGGTGCGCGCCTACAAGAAGGAGATGAAGGCCGCCGCCAAGGCCTGA
- a CDS encoding response regulator, whose amino-acid sequence MISERAGDRGDAQGIAPDGHEIRVVLADDQALVRGSFRLLIDHTPGFICVGEASTGRQAVEVARREEPDVLLMDVRMPDMDGVEATRAICQGPHAIETKVIMLTTFDLDEYVMGGFRAGASGFLLKDVMPRDLIEGIRSVVAGDRLIAPAPLARLIDAYVAAPERPVTPLPQITGREREVLVLVARGLSNDQIAVRLGVTMSTVKTHINRLLNKLGGRDRTHLVIAAYESGLR is encoded by the coding sequence ATGATTTCGGAGCGGGCCGGCGATCGGGGGGACGCGCAAGGCATTGCGCCTGACGGACACGAGATTCGGGTGGTGCTTGCGGACGATCAGGCGCTGGTGCGGGGGAGCTTTCGCCTGCTGATCGATCACACACCGGGGTTCATCTGCGTGGGGGAGGCGAGCACGGGACGGCAGGCGGTCGAGGTCGCCCGCCGGGAAGAGCCCGATGTGTTGTTGATGGATGTGCGGATGCCGGACATGGACGGTGTCGAGGCCACGCGGGCGATCTGCCAGGGGCCGCATGCGATCGAAACCAAAGTGATCATGTTGACCACGTTCGACCTGGATGAGTATGTGATGGGCGGGTTCCGGGCCGGGGCCAGCGGGTTCCTGCTCAAGGACGTGATGCCGCGCGACCTCATCGAAGGGATCCGGAGCGTTGTGGCGGGGGACAGGCTGATCGCTCCCGCGCCGTTGGCCCGGTTGATCGACGCCTACGTCGCGGCGCCCGAGCGGCCCGTGACGCCGCTGCCGCAGATCACCGGCCGCGAGCGTGAGGTGCTGGTGCTTGTGGCCCGGGGGCTTTCCAACGATCAGATCGCGGTGAGGCTCGGGGTCACCATGTCCACGGTCAAGACGCACATCAACCGGCTGCTCAACAAGCTCGGAGGGCGCGATCGAACCCACCTGGTGATCGCCGCCTACGAGAGTGGCCTGCGGTGA
- a CDS encoding ABC transporter ATP-binding protein, with amino-acid sequence MTKPMLSIRDLRREYDAGSSRVIALDGVTVDLTAGTFTAVMGPSGSGKSTLLHCAAGLDRPTSGEVTLDGVRLGDLDETGLTLLRRERIGFVFQAFNLISSLTAAHNVALPVRLAGRRIDQAAVMAALDEVGLADRAQHRPVELSGGQQQRVAIARAMVTRPAVIFADEPTGALDNQTSRRVLELLRDLATGRGQTIVMVTHDPVAAAVADSVLLLTDGRLVDHLDGASAEAIASRMARAEATC; translated from the coding sequence ATGACGAAACCGATGCTTTCGATCAGGGACCTCCGGCGGGAGTACGACGCCGGTTCAAGCCGGGTGATCGCGCTCGACGGCGTCACTGTCGACCTCACCGCGGGCACCTTCACGGCGGTGATGGGCCCCTCGGGTTCGGGCAAGTCCACACTGCTGCATTGCGCCGCCGGTCTCGACCGCCCGACGTCCGGCGAGGTGACGCTCGACGGGGTCCGGCTGGGCGATCTCGACGAGACCGGCCTGACGCTTCTGCGGCGCGAGCGGATCGGCTTCGTGTTCCAGGCGTTCAATCTGATCTCCTCACTGACCGCCGCGCACAACGTTGCCCTTCCCGTTCGGCTGGCCGGCCGCCGCATCGATCAGGCCGCCGTCATGGCCGCGCTCGACGAGGTCGGTCTGGCCGATCGTGCGCAGCATCGCCCGGTCGAGCTCTCCGGCGGGCAGCAGCAACGCGTCGCGATCGCGCGTGCCATGGTGACCCGGCCGGCCGTGATCTTCGCCGACGAGCCGACGGGAGCGCTCGACAACCAGACCTCCCGTCGCGTGCTGGAGTTGCTGCGCGACCTGGCGACCGGCCGGGGTCAGACGATCGTCATGGTGACGCATGATCCGGTGGCCGCGGCCGTTGCCGACTCGGTGCTGCTGCTCACCGACGGGCGGCTCGTCGACCACCTCGACGGCGCCTCGGCCGAGGCGATCGCGTCCCGCATGGCCCGAGCGGAGGCGACATGCTGA
- a CDS encoding DUF3099 domain-containing protein, with amino-acid sequence MKKQPDRAVLITNAERSPDDQFRSRQIRYVTMMSIRAACVVIGAILVSARPPLLPLWLILCALGMVFLPWAAVLIANDRPARTKAERAASAAAREAKPQVTLPQHSAEATEYLTIDLEPTETGERWIPAEPRDRDRDRGQG; translated from the coding sequence GTGAAGAAGCAACCGGACCGAGCGGTTCTGATCACGAACGCTGAACGCAGTCCGGACGATCAGTTTCGTAGCCGGCAGATCCGCTACGTGACGATGATGAGCATCCGCGCCGCGTGCGTTGTCATCGGTGCGATCCTGGTGAGCGCTCGCCCGCCGCTGCTGCCGCTCTGGCTGATCCTGTGCGCGCTGGGCATGGTGTTCCTGCCGTGGGCGGCCGTGCTGATCGCGAACGACCGGCCGGCCAGGACCAAGGCCGAACGTGCTGCCTCGGCCGCCGCCCGCGAGGCGAAGCCGCAGGTCACGCTGCCGCAGCATTCCGCCGAGGCAACCGAGTACCTGACCATCGACCTCGAGCCGACCGAGACCGGCGAACGCTGGATCCCCGCCGAACCCCGCGACCGCGACCGGGATCGCGGACAGGGCTGA
- a CDS encoding sensor histidine kinase: protein MTAASPSFLIRRLTRGQLLAIDVLLASVAAGFGWYAAIESPAATQAGWAEPGWASALIGLALGLPVAFRRLWPAVMTIAVLVVASFAVGSGAIPSYAGVAPITALGLILYTVGVELPRRRSIPVVLVSVLVLVGSFAATSKPFELVVVGWMAAACWATGRTVRERRAHAASRAEQATALAVEQERLRLARELHDIVAHSMSMIAVKAAVADHVGDDRPEEMRAALRVIGTTSRQTLGEIRRALALVRAEATLTPAPTLADLPGLVDGARSTGITVDLEMSVEEGLPSDVALSAYRVVQEALTNVVKHSGATTCRVAVVGHPGEVSIEVIDAGAGAGSLLPVGVGSAGPVAREGPPKSPVRDRRGLLSGGGGPVGQGLIGMRERVAQFGGKFEAGPTPDGGWKVTATLRYAP from the coding sequence GTGACTGCAGCATCGCCTTCCTTCCTCATCCGGAGGCTCACCCGCGGTCAGCTGCTCGCGATCGACGTGCTGCTGGCTTCGGTGGCCGCCGGGTTCGGCTGGTATGCCGCCATCGAGTCCCCGGCCGCCACCCAGGCGGGCTGGGCCGAGCCGGGTTGGGCGTCGGCGTTGATCGGGCTGGCTCTTGGCCTCCCGGTTGCTTTCCGTCGTCTGTGGCCGGCCGTCATGACGATCGCGGTCCTGGTCGTCGCGTCGTTCGCGGTCGGCAGCGGCGCAATCCCGAGTTATGCTGGCGTGGCGCCGATCACGGCGCTGGGCCTGATCCTCTACACAGTCGGTGTCGAGCTTCCTCGCCGGCGCTCGATCCCGGTCGTGCTGGTAAGTGTGCTGGTCCTGGTGGGGTCGTTCGCGGCCACGTCCAAGCCGTTCGAACTCGTGGTCGTGGGGTGGATGGCGGCGGCGTGCTGGGCGACCGGCCGCACAGTGCGCGAACGCCGTGCGCACGCTGCTTCCCGAGCCGAGCAGGCCACGGCTCTCGCCGTTGAGCAGGAAAGGCTTCGCCTGGCCCGGGAGCTGCACGACATCGTCGCCCACAGCATGAGCATGATCGCGGTCAAGGCAGCAGTGGCCGACCATGTCGGCGACGACCGTCCGGAGGAGATGCGCGCCGCCTTACGCGTGATCGGGACCACGAGCCGACAGACGCTGGGGGAGATCAGGAGGGCCCTCGCCCTGGTGCGCGCGGAGGCGACGCTGACACCCGCTCCGACCCTGGCCGACCTGCCCGGGCTGGTGGACGGCGCGCGTTCGACGGGAATCACGGTGGATCTCGAGATGAGTGTGGAAGAGGGGCTGCCCAGCGATGTGGCGCTCTCCGCCTATCGGGTGGTGCAGGAGGCGCTGACCAACGTGGTCAAGCACTCGGGTGCCACCACCTGCCGCGTTGCGGTGGTGGGCCACCCCGGAGAGGTGAGCATCGAAGTCATCGATGCCGGCGCGGGAGCGGGGTCCTTGCTGCCGGTCGGCGTCGGGTCCGCTGGGCCGGTCGCCCGGGAGGGGCCACCCAAGAGTCCTGTGCGCGACCGGCGGGGGCTGTTGTCCGGAGGAGGGGGCCCGGTCGGGCAGGGATTGATCGGCATGCGTGAGCGGGTAGCGCAGTTCGGCGGGAAGTTCGAGGCGGGTCCGACGCCCGACGGCGGGTGGAAGGTCACGGCGACCCTGAGGTACGCACCATGA
- a CDS encoding carbohydrate kinase family protein, translating into MIIVVGDLVTDVVVTHAGPIEPGSDTAAAITVGGGGQAANTAAWLAHSGRAVTLIAAVGDDPAGRERVAELTAAGVRCVVRVHPGAVTGSIVVLAGPSERTMITDRGASLLLDPDDVQAAVLATPEASHLHLSGYPLLHDGSRAAGLAALAAASSRGLTTSVDAASAAPLRSVGASAFLTWVRDCDLLLCNADEADVLAGPGPAAEQAGSLTSHVRNAVVKQGGAGATWASQAGGPYAISPERVPMKDPTGAGDAFAAGLLAAWLAGSSPEAALKAGARLGAAAVTQIGARPTP; encoded by the coding sequence GTGATCATCGTCGTGGGCGACCTGGTCACCGACGTTGTGGTGACGCACGCCGGCCCGATCGAGCCCGGCTCGGACACCGCCGCCGCGATCACCGTGGGCGGCGGTGGCCAGGCCGCGAACACGGCCGCGTGGCTCGCCCACTCGGGCCGGGCGGTGACGCTGATCGCCGCCGTGGGCGACGACCCGGCCGGCCGCGAACGGGTGGCCGAGCTGACCGCGGCCGGCGTGCGCTGCGTCGTACGGGTCCACCCCGGGGCGGTCACCGGCAGCATCGTCGTGCTGGCCGGCCCCTCGGAACGCACGATGATCACCGACCGGGGCGCCTCGCTGCTGCTGGACCCGGACGACGTACAGGCGGCCGTCCTCGCCACCCCCGAGGCGTCCCACCTGCACCTTTCCGGCTATCCGCTGCTGCACGACGGCTCCCGGGCGGCCGGCTTGGCGGCCCTGGCAGCGGCCTCGTCCCGTGGCCTGACAACCAGCGTCGATGCCGCCTCGGCCGCGCCGTTACGCTCGGTCGGCGCTTCGGCCTTCCTGACCTGGGTACGCGACTGCGACCTGCTGCTGTGCAACGCGGACGAGGCCGACGTGCTCGCCGGTCCGGGCCCCGCCGCCGAGCAGGCAGGGAGCCTGACGTCTCACGTACGCAACGCGGTCGTCAAACAGGGCGGCGCCGGGGCCACCTGGGCCTCGCAAGCCGGCGGCCCGTACGCGATCTCCCCGGAACGCGTGCCCATGAAGGATCCCACGGGCGCGGGTGACGCTTTCGCCGCCGGTTTGCTGGCGGCGTGGCTGGCCGGCAGTTCCCCCGAGGCCGCCCTCAAGGCAGGCGCCCGGCTGGGCGCGGCAGCAGTCACCCAGATCGGCGCCCGCCCCACGCCGTAG